The Alkalispirochaeta americana region TTGGGAAACCATTCCTGGAGATTTGATCTGTCCCGGCCACTGGAGATCACCACCTGGACGCCAGAGAGCTGGTTCAAGTCAGTGATGAGCGCGTGAAGCTCCTCGTCGGGCTCTGCCTGGTGGGGTTTTGACCGAAACCGCATGAGCGTGCCGTCGTAGTCCAGGAGAAGAAGCGCGGACTTGGATGCTTTCCAGCGGCGACTCAAATGAGCAATCGCTTCATCATCCATGGGTTTTGCCCGGTGCTCTGCCTGAAGCTGTTTCATCTCGGCGAGTTTATCAAGAAACTCTTGAGCCCAGTACTGCACGGTCAGCCGTTGCAACCGGTTTCTCATGGCCTTCATATTATGGGTTTGTTCTTCCCGAGCCTGTTTCAAGGCAGTGTTGATGGCGTCGGCGATTCCATCAAGGTCACTGGGATTCACCAGAATTGCCTCACTCAACTCTCGGGCAACGCCGGCCGTTTCACTCAACACGAGGACGCCTTGTTCATCAGTTCTGGCAGCAAGATACTCCTTGGCGATCAGATTCATTCCATCGCGAAGTGGTGTCACCAACAAAACATCTGCCCTGCGGTAGAGGGCGCTTAATTCCTCGAATGATGCTGTCTGATACTGGTAGTGGATCGGCACCCAGTTCAGGGTACTCAGCCGGCCATTGATGTCACTAACAAGCTCGTCGACTTCTCGTTTTAACTCCATATAGCGGGGAACAGATTCCCGTGATGGCGATACAATAATGAGGAGAGTCGCAGTTCCGACATACTCCGGATACTCCTCCAGAAGTCGGCGGAAGGCTCGTATCCGTGTAGGGATTCCTTTGCTGTAATCCAGGCGGTCTACAGAGAGGATCAATTTTTGACCTGCGTAGCGCAGATCAATCATACTGCGAACTTCTTTTACTGCAGGCAACTCGCCAGCACTCAAAAATCGATTCCAATCGATTCCCATGGGAAAGACGTCAACTTTTACCGCACGATTCCGTGTTCTGATTATTCCCATGGAATGATCGAACCCCAGCAGGCGGCGAACACTGGACAGAAAATGGCGCGCATAATCATAGGTGTGGAAGCCGATGAGATCTGCTCCCAAGAGCCCCTCCAGGATGGCTTCTCGGGAAGGAAGAAGCCGAAACATCTCGAAGGAAGGAAAGGGAATGTGAAGGAAAAACCCGACCTGCGCGTGGGGGAACTTTTTCTTGATGAGGCCAGGCAGGAGCATGAGCTGATAATCGTGTACCCAGACCGTTGCATCGTCCTCCATGACATCGGCAAGAACGTCAAAAAATCTTTGGTTTATTTCCTGATAAGCCTTCCATGTTTTTGAAACATATTCCGTGAAAGTGGGGAAATAGTGAAACAGGGGCCATATCGTATCGTTGCAAAAGCCACTGTAGAAGAGATCCATTTCTTCTTGGGAGAGGGGGACCTCAATCGCGTTGTGGTCCCGCTGCAGCTGCTCGCGGATGAGCTGGTGTTCTTCTTCGGGGAGATCTTCCTGGGCGACACCACTCCAGCCTACCCAAAGTGGGGGCCGGTCTCCTGTAGAGACCGAGCTGAGCCCCGTTGCCAGCCCTCCCACACTGGGAACAAGCTTTAGTCCTTCAGCCCCTTTCTGCACACTAACAGTGAGTCGATTCGATACAAAAACAGTTTGGTTCATAACGATTCCAAGGATAGCATGGG contains the following coding sequences:
- a CDS encoding bifunctional alpha,alpha-trehalose-phosphate synthase (UDP-forming)/trehalose-phosphatase: MNQTVFVSNRLTVSVQKGAEGLKLVPSVGGLATGLSSVSTGDRPPLWVGWSGVAQEDLPEEEHQLIREQLQRDHNAIEVPLSQEEMDLFYSGFCNDTIWPLFHYFPTFTEYVSKTWKAYQEINQRFFDVLADVMEDDATVWVHDYQLMLLPGLIKKKFPHAQVGFFLHIPFPSFEMFRLLPSREAILEGLLGADLIGFHTYDYARHFLSSVRRLLGFDHSMGIIRTRNRAVKVDVFPMGIDWNRFLSAGELPAVKEVRSMIDLRYAGQKLILSVDRLDYSKGIPTRIRAFRRLLEEYPEYVGTATLLIIVSPSRESVPRYMELKREVDELVSDINGRLSTLNWVPIHYQYQTASFEELSALYRRADVLLVTPLRDGMNLIAKEYLAARTDEQGVLVLSETAGVARELSEAILVNPSDLDGIADAINTALKQAREEQTHNMKAMRNRLQRLTVQYWAQEFLDKLAEMKQLQAEHRAKPMDDEAIAHLSRRWKASKSALLLLDYDGTLMRFRSKPHQAEPDEELHALITDLNQLSGVQVVISSGRDRSNLQEWFPNDSLALGAGHGAWIRDPGKEWQAATVQVPVWKEMVTPIMERMVDRTPGSFLEEKDFSLAWHYRNSEPELANVRLAELRETLISLTNNLELSVLDGNRVLEVKPANIHKGRVVHHFAEQGPWDLIIAIGDDATDEYMFAALPEGSVSIKVGVGATDALYSIDGVEEVHRLLRKLAGSA